CTGGTCAATCCGCCCCAGGATCTCGATCGTGCCGTCGGCGCGCCAGCGGCCAAGATCGCCGGTGCGGACCATGCGCTGGCCGTCCTCGAACGGACACGGCACGAAGCGCTCCGCCGTGAGGTCGGGGCGGAACAGGTAGCCGCGTGATACACTCTCGCCCGCAATGCAGACCTCGCCCGCGATGCCGATCGGCTGTGGCTGCTGGTGCTGGTCGAGGATGTAGATCCGGTTGTTGTGCAAGGGCCTGCCCACCGTGATCGGCTGGCCGAGATCGGAAGCGCGGATGCCGCCCAGGAGATTGATGTCGCTGATCTCGGTCAGGCCGTAGATGTTGACGATCTCGACGCTGGGGCCGAGCTGGCCGAAGACCGCATCGAGCAAGCGCTGTTCGAGCTTCTCGCCGCCGATCAGCACATAGCGCAGCGCGTTCGGCGGCTGCTGCGGCGCGACCTCGTTCAGCACCGCGTGCATGTAGGAGGGCACCGCGTCGAGCAGATGCACCTGCTGCTCATGCAGGTAGCGCAGGAGCGTGCGGCTGTCGAGCTTGACCGCATCGGGAATGATGTGCAGCGTGCGGCCAAAGATCAGCGTCGGGAAGATCTGGTTGACCGAGATGTCGAAGCTGATCGACGTAATCAGGCCGGTCGTTTGGACGGCGGGATCGTCGAAGTAGGCGCGCAGCCCATAGACCAGATTGATCAAGCCCTGCTGCGTGACCATCACGCCCTTTGGTCGTCCGGTCGAGCCAGAGGTGTAGATCAGGTAGGCCAGGTGATCGGGCAGCGCCGTGCGCGGCGGGTTGGCGGTCGGCTGATCGGCCAGCAGCGGCCAGTCGGCGTCCAGGCGGAAGACCTGCGCCGGATGCTCCGGCAATCTCGCCACGAGCGCGGCCTGGGTCAGGATCACAGGCGCGCGACTGTGCGCGAGCATGTAGTGCAAGCGCTCGGCGGGATAGGTGGGATCAAGGGGTACATACGCGCCGCCGGCCTTGAGGATCGCCAGCATCCCGACGATCATCTCCAGACTCCGCTCGACACACAGCGCGACGAGCACATCCGGCCCGACGCCCTGGCCTCGGAGGTGGTGCGCGAGCTGATTCGCCCGTGCATTCAGCTCGGCGTAGGTCAGCGCTTGCCCATCAAAGACGATCGCGGAAGCATGGGGCGTGCGCGCGGCCTGGGCCTCAAAGAGTTGATGCACGGCGGCATCACGCGGATACTCCGCCTCGGAGCGGTTCCAGTCGACAAGCATCTGCTGCTGTTCGGCCTCCGTCAGCAGCGGCAGCTCGGCAATCGGCACATCAGGATTCGTCACCATCCTCTCAAGCAATGCCTGAAAGTGTCCAGCCAGGCGCGCGATCGTCGCGGCCTCGAAGAGATCGCGGTTGTACTCGATGAAGCCGCCGATGCCGCTTGCCGTCTCGCCCAGGTTGAAGGTCAGATCGAACTGGGCCGTCCCGCTCTCCACCGGCAGCGACGTCACGGTGACATCCGCCAGACGTAGCTCTACGGTCGGCGTATTCTGCCAGGCGAAGAACACCTGAACAAGCGGGCTGCGGCTCGCGTCCCGCTCCGGCTGGAGTAGCTCGACGAGCTGGCCGAATGGTAACTCCTGATGCGCGTAGGCCGCCAGGCACGTCGCGCGCATCCGCTGCACCGCCTCCGTGCCCGTCGGCGCGCCCCCCAGGCTGCAGCGCAGCACCAGCGTGTTGAGACACAGCCCGATCAACCCCTCGGTTTCCGCCTGCCCCCGCTGCGCCACCGGCGTGCCCAGCAGCAGCTCCGGCTGCCCGCTGGCGCGGCTCAGCACCGCCGCCAGCGCCGTGCTCAGCAGCATAAAGACCGTCACCCCCTGCCGCTGGCTCGCCGCCCCCACCTGCGCGCTCAGCTCCGGCGTCAGCGTCAGCCAATGGCGCGCGCCACGGAACGTTTGTCGCGCCGGGCGTGGCCGATCGGTCGGCAAGGCCAGCACCGTGGGCGCACCCGCCAACTGCTGCTGCCAGTAGCCCCGCGCGCGCGCCAGGCGCTCTGCCGTCAGATGCTGGCGCTCCCAGAGGGCATAGTCGGCGTACTGGATCGGCAGCGCCGGCAGCAGGCGGCTGAGCGCGGCGACGCTGGGGGCCGGGTCGGCGCACGCGGCGGGGTAGAGCTGGGCCAGCTCGCGGACCAGTACGCCGATCGACCAGCCATCGGCGATCAGATGATGGAGGTTGAGCACCAGCAGATGGCGCTGAGGCTGAAGGCGCAGCAGGCGCACGCGGAGCAAGGGACCCTGCGCCAGGTCGAAGGGCTGGGCGACCGCCGCCGCAATGTGGGCAGCAAGCGC
The window above is part of the Herpetosiphonaceae bacterium genome. Proteins encoded here:
- a CDS encoding amino acid adenylation domain-containing protein codes for the protein ALAAHIAAAVAQPFDLAQGPLLRVRLLRLQPQRHLLVLNLHHLIADGWSIGVLVRELAQLYPAACADPAPSVAALSRLLPALPIQYADYALWERQHLTAERLARARGYWQQQLAGAPTVLALPTDRPRPARQTFRGARHWLTLTPELSAQVGAASQRQGVTVFMLLSTALAAVLSRASGQPELLLGTPVAQRGQAETEGLIGLCLNTLVLRCSLGGAPTGTEAVQRMRATCLAAYAHQELPFGQLVELLQPERDASRSPLVQVFFAWQNTPTVELRLADVTVTSLPVESGTAQFDLTFNLGETASGIGGFIEYNRDLFEAATIARLAGHFQALLERMVTNPDVPIAELPLLTEAEQQQMLVDWNRSEAEYPRDAAVHQLFEAQAARTPHASAIVFDGQALTYAELNARANQLAHHLRGQGVGPDVLVALCVERSLEMIVGMLAILKAGGAYVPLDPTYPAERLHYMLAHSRAPVILTQAALVARLPEHPAQVFRLDADWPLLADQPTANPPRTALPDHLAYLIYTSGSTGRPKGVMVTQQGLINLVYGLRAYFDDPAVQTTGLITSISFDISVNQIFPTLIFGRTLHIIPDAVKLDSRTLLRYLHEQQVHLLDAVPSYMHAVLNEVAPQQPPNALRYVLIGGEKLEQRLLDAVFGQLGPSVEIVNIYGLTEISDINLLGGIRASDLGQPITVGRPLHNNRIYILDQHQQPQPIGIAGEVCIAGESVSRGYLFRPDLTAERFVPCPFEDGQRMVRTGDLGRWRADGTIEILGRIDQQVKLRGFRIEPGEIEAVLRQHEAIRECVVVARADGAGDQRLVAYVVGAAHGHTGIPADGDPTEAVPSRAPRPLPPEVRAYLAARLPDYMLPAAFVFLDALPKTPSGKLDRKALPVPEWPGAQQARVVAPRTPTEALLVRIWQEVLGVAQVSIHDHFFA